In Xiphophorus hellerii strain 12219 chromosome 8, Xiphophorus_hellerii-4.1, whole genome shotgun sequence, the genomic window TTACAGGAATTTGTGTTTCCCATTGTTTAAAGTTGTAGCTTAAAAATACTAGTATCGCGTGCTCTCTCAGAGAAAGTGCTGTAAGTCAGCGCTCAGTGCCTCCTGAAAAACAGACTTCTACTTGGAGCTGAGCTCCAAGCGGTTTTTCACTTTGGATTCTAATTCCGAAGGCAGAGAGTTTTACTCCCAGAGAGAGAAACACCATTCACTCCTTCATGcacacacagcaacaaaacagcaaacaaaaccaATAGCAGCACAGCAAATAACAAACTTTCTATCTATGTGAGGACTTTCCCTTAAGAGGCGTCCTCTAATTAAGGAAGCTCTAAGAGCCTATCCTTTTGCCTTTAGTTGAAACTCTCTGTCAACTGGGACTCTAACCCTTCATTATTCTTTAGTCAAattgaaatgttaatatttgacaAGGACTCAAACCTATATTTCTTTAGTCAAACTAATATTTGACAAGGACTCAAACCTGTAtttctttagtcaaattaatatttgacaaggACTCAAACCTATATGACTTAAAATTCACCTACGTTTCTGTAGTTTTCGGGTTGTCCAGTCGGATCTCGTCACTCCGCCGTTAGCAGACAAAGTCGGATACGTCGCTGGCCCAGCGAAGAATTTGCTTCCTGGGTTTTCCTTTCCAGGTCCAATTGACTCTGGCCGTGCACGGATTCAGCGCGTCTTCCTCTGCCTGACAGCGGGGGAGGTGAGAGATCCCGGGTTTCGGCACCAAATAatgataggtattttcctttcgaacctatataaaacaaagaaccacagacaacgtatatgaattttatagccaagcttttgcaaaaggagaaaacacagagaactgctcctctgaccagttcaccatgtgttctgaaactctgcagtagagcttgtctttttattaacacaaaacaaaagcaaaggggGCTGGTGCTGATAAGATTAGGAGCCCCCGAAACGAACACaatcaaacacagttttacGACTAAGGAATTTCTACCTAGGggacagtcaggaaaaacaacaaaggtcgTAAAACTTCTGATACAATCAACTAGCAACCCAGTTCCTAGGTGTGATAACTAATCAAAGGTCTGAGAAACACATTGTTAACTGTTTCACATGAAGataaacagacagtagtgacttccaggtcatttaaagaagagaactttttaaacagaaaatcactttaaacagaagatcactttaaacagaaaatcactaAGATCTATAGACTTAAGGTGAACCAGAGTAAGAAtgaaatgataataccaaaaaatctctaacagtttgacaccaattttgtctgatttcataaaagtgggggggctggttgaccttttgacctttaacctttcattaatatcttcaaagccaaagcagcacaaacgacaatttttgctgcacaaaccagcacaaatgtAGTCGAGTTAATTGACGcccattttgtctgatttgaagaaggtggggggccaacttcactcaggtcgGCCCCAGGCCCGGCTCCAGGGTGGGACCTCATGTACGGCCAGTACAACCACTGTTTCCAGTGGTCGCATTCATCATAATGGATCTTTGGGCGGCACTTGGTCTGGTTCCTCACCTAGAACCTGTCTGCACTGGGTGGCCCAACCAGAGGCATGAAGCCCCGACAACTTAACTCccagaatgtgtgtgtgtgtgtatttatgtgtgtaTATTAAGTAACTTGTTAATTATGTaggaatgagaaaaaaaggaagaaatttgttttttaacatgaGGAAACGAGCACAATGTGGTGTTAAGCATATTATGACTTTTGGTTCATTTGTGAGGtgaaatttatgtattttgtttaaaaaaaatgttttctaggctctaataaagttttttaggctttaataaagtttttaggctctaaaaaagttttttaggctctaataaagtttttaggctctaataaagttttttaggctctaataaagttttttaggctctaataaagttttttaggcTGTTATTTAACAGGTTGAACAGGAAattgggaggagagagaaggaaatgacatgcagCAGATTCTGCAGGACTGAGAATTAAACCCAGGTTGACAAACAAAACCTATAAGTAACGtcctaaacaaaacatcagtTGCTGTCTTACTATAaatctggttaaaaaaataagtgaattattcatttctaagcccctttttcttctcttttatacaagcagacaacacataagctcaacaacacaacagctttatatttattacaaaatattgatctaagaattgatttcttcctgtaatggaaatgatttctgattaagttttctgttttcatgctttcatggattgttcttcttttttcccttttctacaggttttcatgttaaattgcacttttttgttaagtttgttaaaCTACCTTGAATCTGTTattctaaataaagactaacagaaagatcacacagtaacttttatttttttataaaacctgttttgttcttataataaacaaaccagataaaacAAGTTTGGGTTTCTTTATGGTCCGGagaattaaattatgattacaattatcatctaatattatgtacagattaaactctaatcttaatttaacatcctggaacctgaagaatccaaacctgttaaatcaacttttttatgtttggtataaaaagaaaaacaggatttatcaaagaaaaacaggtgaatggactgaacttgtgtAGAGCCTTGCTGGTcatgttgaccactcaaagctcttcacactacagtcacatttaCGCCGACATGCAGGTCAGAGGGCAACTTGCCGCTAAGTGCCCCGCCCCAGGGCAGCTCAACATGTGgctgaggaagctggaatcgaacttacaaccttctggtcacaagacgaccactctacccactgagccacagtcgcactaaaaaagccactgcatgatccttttgctaatcttctttaaaatacagatttaaacagtttaacaagctacaattcagtgcaatttaatataaaaagtgagtagaaaaggtaaactaaaggacaaaccataaaagcacaagtacagaggaaataaacagaaatcattactattaaaagaagaaattttaactcttaaatcaatacgttgctataaaaattgagCCCAGTGTTGCTGCGGCGCTAAAACAGCGAAGGGAAAAGGGCTAACGTACggctaattcaattaattttaaagtttaacaataaagctgcacgtgtgtttggggtttcttcaaatctttgggggcaatttgcagtgaccaactgacctgacctacatgttttaggagatgtggggggaaccggagcacccggagaaaacccacgcaaacacggggagaacatgcaaactccacacagatggtcTCTGTGAAGACAcagcgctaaccgctgcaccaccgtgctgcccacgttttttccaattgggttgggaagggatctattttctagtttgtcaatgGGGGATAAAACTTTaacgttttaaattttaaatttgacgGAGCGTGGCCTGGCGCCCCGTACACAGAGGCTACAACCTCCATGAGTTTGAttcctcttttcctctcttgctcgtctttctccttctctgaaTATCAAAATCCAGAACATTAGACATGTTCTTGACTGTCTTCactctttagttttgtttttttgtggcttCTGCCATCGCAGAGTGTTCCGtacttttttccaaaatgaaattttagattttttcttcttaccaTCCTGCATGATTTTAGTATCCGGATTGTCCAAATCCTCCAGGACGGTTTCTCCAGTGATCTCGGTCTCTTCTGTGGATTCTGGATCGTTGGAACAACCTGATAAAGTTTCTCCTGAGAGTTTCTCCTCTGAAGAAACCTCTTGACTTAAGACTTTAACCGGATCCACTTGGTCCTGtgagtcttcctcctcctcttgggAATctgtgatgtgtttttgttgtatatCTTCTTCCTCAGGTCTCAGAGTGTCGAGCAGCAGGAGATCCTCTTTCGCTCtttccaaatcatttttcaCACATCTGATCTCCTGCTGGTATTTCTCTGCTTGCTGTTTAAATGCAGTGACTTCATTTTCATACCGACAGTTTAGCTCTTGGTACAAACCGTTGACCTTCTCCAGCTCAGCCTGGGCACTGCTTTCCTTGTCTTGAAGGATTTGAAATTCTGTTGTCGCGTTTTGTTGGAGGACGGCAAACTCAGCTCTCATTGTGTCCAGACTCGCCTTGTCCTTCTCTGATTTCTCCAGATGTGCTTTTCTTTCCTGCTTTATTTGCTTCTGGTAGGTTTCAACCTGCTGCTTTAAATCCATATTGTCTGTTTCAAACCTACCTTTTAGCTCCTTGTGCGAAACATGAACCTGATCCAATTTCTTTAGCAtttgcttctctctctttctcagaatTATGATTTCTCTTGCCATTTTCTGGaagagctcctccttctcagctctcaggtTGTTGACGAGTTTCAgattctctttctctctttctatgTTGGCGTCTTTCTCACGTTTCGCCTCCTGCCTCACCAGAGAAATGTCTGCTTCATACTTACAGCGCAGCTCCTTGTAGGAAGTCTGGAGTtggtccagttcttcttggacagcctcagttttctttctctcagcctGTATTCCAGCTACAAATGCTTCCCGGCTGAGGAGGTGGGCCACCTTTAACTCCTCAAACTCTTGCTGCAAGGTTTTCTCCTTCATGTTTTTCACACTGTTGTAAAATTTGGAAGCAATGTCTGCAGCATAAagttctgctggatcactgaaCATCTCTTCTCTCTCTAGTCTCTCTAGTTCCCTCTGTGCCTCTTCAGCCTCGTTGATAAGCGTTTCTCTGAGAGTTTCCTGCTTTTTTAGTCTGAGTTCCATCTCTTCCAGTTTGGCCTCCAGCTCGGCCGGGTTTTGGTCATCTTCTAACCTCCCCTTGCAACAAGACTTCAAATCCTCAAAGTCTTGTTGCAAAGGCTTCTCCTTCATGTCTTTCACATCGTTGTGAACCTTGGAAGCAGTGACTGCAGCGTTAAGGACTCCTGGATCACTGGACTTCTCTTCTCTCTGTACTCTCTCTAGTTCTCTCTTTGCCTCGTTGACCTCGTTGATAAGCGATTCTCTAAGAGCTTCCTGCTGTTTTAGCCGGAGTTCCATCTCTTCCAGCTCCGCCTCCAGGTCGGCCATGTTTTGGTTGTCTTCTATCCTGGCGCTCTCCATTTCCAGACTGGAGTCCAGTCTTTGGGTTTCCTCATCTAAGATATCCAGATGTGCAGGAGCGAAGCTGCCTTGGGGGTTTTGCTGGACTCCCGTTCTCGCCTGGGGTCCCAtcattttgttgcagtattgctgaaataagtgaaacatttctcctcaaTACAATCACTAAAATGGTCGATTGGTAAACTACCTGAAAGAGCTTTGCGCacgtctgaactggtcagtgatattgcaagcaatgaaaaatatgcagaattgtgttgCATACAATTCtgagttgatgacatcacagactgcatcgccagtgacatcacagaatctGCCTTTGCTGGcggtgtgacatcattccaccaccaaatatctcacgatttattcttgtttacattcaaaatagtccatgattcactcgtttttatccaaactcatttctgttttgggccagatcaaaaacctgaatgttcataaagggcctgttgtgccagaacttattgataaaaaccaattaaattgttaaaatatcaataaataggtgtttcagcatcaatacgtgtttcttaaaataacataatattgaacatcttttcacactaatcagtccatccaggattgtttttgtgcttttctgcaatcaacatcacagattttgtggcgctaatttagaaatatctataaggaattttttacaatatttgcgctaacatatgatgttaaatgtgatcttttattaatcgctctatcggtcatggactataacttgacaccAGGTCAGGCTGAGACAGCAGGCACTTGAACCCAAATGTTTATggacaattttgagaaaaaatgttgataaactcagaaaacatgttgataaactcagaaaacatgttgataaactcagaaaacatgtggggatctgttgatttttgtgtgaattttgcggttatttgtaaaaactggaggGGCCCATTGCTatgatttggagtctagagggccacataaaaagctatggcgggccagatttggccctcgggccttgagtttgacacacgggccatatatgataatctatagaacttttttcaatatctaaacattttgaagttaattttgcttgtttagtcaaacatttattttcttttgtattgtggaaaaagagagtgtgaaagaaaatttataataaatcgatgtaaacaacatgaaaagtaaaaca contains:
- the LOC116724900 gene encoding myosin heavy chain, cardiac muscle isoform-like, which encodes MMGPQARTGVQQNPQGSFAPAHLDILDEETQRLDSSLEMESARIEDNQNMADLEAELEEMELRLKQQEALRESLINEVNEAKRELERVQREEKSSDPGVLNAAVTASKVHNDVKDMKEKPLQQDFEDLKSCCKGRLEDDQNPAELEAKLEEMELRLKKQETLRETLINEAEEAQRELERLEREEMFSDPAELYAADIASKFYNSVKNMKEKTLQQEFEELKVAHLLSREAFVAGIQAERKKTEAVQEELDQLQTSYKELRCKYEADISLVRQEAKREKDANIEREKENLKLVNNLRAEKEELFQKMAREIIILRKREKQMLKKLDQVHVSHKELKGRFETDNMDLKQQVETYQKQIKQERKAHLEKSEKDKASLDTMRAEFAVLQQNATTEFQILQDKESSAQAELEKVNGLYQELNCRYENEVTAFKQQAEKYQQEIRCVKNDLERAKEDLLLLDTLRPEEEDIQQKHITDSQEEEEDSQDQVDPVKVLSQEVSSEEKLSGETLSGCSNDPESTEETEITGETVLEDLDNPDTKIMQDGSKGKYLSLFGAETRDLSPPPLSGRGRRAESVHGQSQLDLERKTQEANSSLGQRRIRLCLLTAE